Proteins encoded within one genomic window of Desertibacillus haloalkaliphilus:
- a CDS encoding diphthine--ammonia ligase, with product MKKNTRKKVAICWSGGKDSCLALYRVLKENHEVSCLLSMVSEKDARNHAHGIQLEVLKLQADALGLPLVLVDSAEDYESSLQRSLSLLKKQSGVEAIVFGSLYSNEDRRWNEQIALKSGIEPLFPIWISKKQTSKLLHEFVSLGFNSVVCRASTKFFDRSWAGKYLDWNFYDEIHQTDCCVMGEYGEYHTFVLDGPIFKKKIDITKSSVVMNSGLWSLDIQSCELVDK from the coding sequence TTGAAAAAGAATACAAGAAAAAAGGTAGCTATCTGCTGGAGTGGAGGGAAAGATAGCTGTCTCGCATTATATCGCGTACTAAAAGAAAATCACGAGGTAAGTTGTTTATTATCAATGGTTTCAGAAAAAGATGCTAGAAATCACGCACATGGTATACAATTAGAGGTATTAAAACTACAGGCTGATGCATTGGGATTACCTTTAGTCTTAGTCGATTCAGCAGAGGATTATGAGTCGTCACTACAAAGGTCTTTGTCTCTATTAAAAAAGCAATCAGGTGTAGAAGCTATTGTATTTGGAAGTTTATACTCAAACGAAGATAGAAGGTGGAATGAACAAATTGCATTAAAGTCAGGAATTGAGCCTTTGTTTCCTATATGGATTTCGAAAAAACAAACTTCTAAACTATTGCATGAATTTGTATCACTAGGTTTTAATTCTGTTGTTTGTCGTGCCTCCACAAAGTTTTTTGACCGTTCTTGGGCTGGTAAATATCTTGATTGGAACTTCTATGATGAGATCCATCAGACAGATTGTTGCGTTATGGGGGAATATGGGGAATATCATACCTTTGTTTTAGATGGACCAATTTTTAAGAAAAAAATTGATATCACTAAATCTAGTGTTGTTATGAATTCTGGATTATGGTCTTTAGATATTCAATCGTGCGAATTAGTAGATAAATGA
- the rlmD gene encoding 23S rRNA (uracil(1939)-C(5))-methyltransferase RlmD has product MVATIRTLDDRGSGRANVWRENEKGNLKKLKLTIPQTLPGEEVRVTVAQPSRRRWKVMPDEIVTAHDERIEAPCPHFQKCGGCVWQHWQYSGQLKAKTNHVKEAVESQGFDSDLVLDTIGMDEPWHYRNKMEFTFSPEGSLGLHEQGNWRKIIPLETCLIAGKDMVDAAMEVAEWVREYELKGYDKDEHEGLLRHLMVRQSFITGEMMLGLFATEAPEGHLAEAVDQLVKRIEDKFPQVKSLLWLENTDWADRTQSEETHVLSGRDFIYDEIAGYRFRLWFDTFFQTNPTQAQKLVDIALEMAEPKETEKVIDLFCGVGTFSLPFASRVDKLAGIEIVESSIESAKRNASENGLDNTTFLAKDARKGIDQMLESFGHPELLLLDPPRSGAGGKVMRRIGRAQPGRIVYVSCNPDTFATDIKELEAFGYELKVVQPVDLFPQTVHVESVALLELKK; this is encoded by the coding sequence ATGGTTGCTACAATTCGCACACTTGATGATAGAGGATCAGGCCGAGCTAACGTTTGGCGTGAAAATGAGAAAGGGAATCTAAAAAAGCTAAAATTAACAATCCCGCAAACTCTTCCAGGAGAAGAGGTTCGTGTAACGGTCGCTCAGCCTAGCCGAAGACGATGGAAGGTTATGCCAGATGAAATCGTAACAGCTCATGACGAACGAATCGAGGCACCTTGTCCTCACTTCCAAAAATGTGGAGGTTGTGTATGGCAGCACTGGCAATATAGTGGGCAATTAAAAGCAAAAACGAATCATGTGAAAGAGGCAGTCGAATCTCAAGGGTTTGACTCAGATCTAGTGTTAGATACGATTGGGATGGATGAGCCGTGGCATTATCGAAATAAGATGGAGTTTACCTTTTCTCCTGAAGGTTCATTAGGGCTGCATGAGCAAGGGAACTGGCGTAAAATTATTCCGCTTGAAACGTGTTTAATTGCTGGCAAGGATATGGTTGATGCTGCGATGGAAGTAGCTGAATGGGTAAGAGAATACGAGTTAAAAGGTTATGACAAAGACGAGCATGAAGGATTACTGCGTCACCTTATGGTAAGGCAGTCATTTATCACTGGAGAAATGATGTTAGGTCTTTTTGCAACAGAAGCACCAGAAGGACATTTAGCAGAAGCAGTTGATCAACTAGTCAAGCGAATTGAGGATAAGTTTCCTCAAGTGAAAAGCTTGTTATGGCTTGAGAATACAGACTGGGCTGATCGTACGCAGTCAGAAGAAACTCACGTATTGTCAGGAAGAGACTTTATCTATGATGAGATCGCAGGCTATCGCTTCCGCCTCTGGTTCGATACGTTTTTCCAAACGAATCCAACACAAGCCCAGAAGTTAGTGGATATAGCATTAGAAATGGCAGAGCCAAAGGAAACTGAAAAGGTGATTGACCTATTCTGTGGTGTTGGGACGTTCTCACTACCTTTTGCAAGTAGAGTAGACAAGCTTGCTGGAATAGAGATTGTTGAGAGCTCTATTGAATCGGCTAAGCGTAATGCCTCAGAAAACGGGTTAGACAACACTACGTTTTTAGCCAAGGATGCTAGAAAAGGCATTGATCAGATGTTAGAAAGCTTTGGGCACCCAGAATTACTGTTACTAGATCCACCTCGTTCAGGAGCAGGTGGTAAAGTAATGAGAAGAATTGGACGTGCTCAACCAGGTCGAATTGTTTACGTATCATGCAACCCAGATACATTTGCAACAGACATTAAAGAGCTAGAGGCTTTTGGGTATGAACTAAAAGTCGTACAGCCTGTAGATTTATTCCCACAAACGGTACACGTAGAAAGTGTTGCGTTGTTGGAGTTGAAAAAGTAA
- a CDS encoding fructosamine kinase family protein — protein sequence MKEIIGKFLLRLEPNGKLQKLRPVAGGDINEAYYVRSKENEYFVKLNRDVDASFFDFEAEGLERIAKTNTISVPNVLMNTVDDQSRIHMLWLEWVDGTKRSSTEALLGEQLAAMHLCKVPGYGYTRDGYIGKLRQDNQLVDNWLTYYRDFRLRGQLEIGRARQTITGRRETLLLLLLEQLEKWVPDHPQPSLLHGDLWGGNWLIGEEGRPYLIDPSVLFGDHEFEIAFTELFGGFSTTFYEAYTSVYPLADEYETRKPLYQLYYLLVHVNMFGESYGHSVDHILNRYVG from the coding sequence ATGAAGGAAATCATTGGAAAATTCCTTTTACGATTAGAGCCGAACGGTAAGCTTCAAAAACTTCGTCCCGTTGCTGGGGGAGACATAAATGAGGCTTATTATGTACGAAGTAAGGAAAATGAATATTTTGTCAAACTAAATAGGGACGTTGATGCTTCATTTTTTGATTTTGAAGCTGAAGGGTTAGAACGCATAGCTAAGACGAATACGATCTCTGTCCCTAACGTACTCATGAATACTGTAGATGATCAGTCCAGAATACATATGTTGTGGCTAGAATGGGTTGATGGAACAAAGCGTTCAAGCACAGAAGCCTTATTAGGGGAACAACTTGCTGCCATGCATTTATGTAAAGTTCCTGGATATGGATATACGCGTGATGGATATATCGGGAAATTAAGACAAGACAACCAATTAGTAGACAACTGGCTGACTTATTACCGTGATTTTCGACTGAGGGGGCAATTAGAGATAGGACGAGCTAGACAAACGATTACAGGTCGACGTGAAACCCTATTACTCTTGTTGTTAGAACAGCTTGAAAAATGGGTACCTGATCATCCTCAGCCTAGCCTCCTGCATGGCGATTTATGGGGTGGAAATTGGCTTATTGGGGAAGAGGGTAGACCTTATTTGATCGATCCATCTGTCTTATTTGGCGATCATGAATTCGAAATCGCCTTTACTGAATTATTTGGTGGGTTTTCTACAACATTTTATGAGGCGTATACTTCGGTGTACCCTCTCGCTGACGAATATGAAACAAGAAAACCTCTTTATCAACTATATTATTTACTCGTACATGTAAATATGTTTGGCGAGTCATATGGTCATTCAGTTGATCATATCTTAAATAGGTATGTGGGATAG
- the deoD gene encoding purine-nucleoside phosphorylase — MSIHIGANKGDIADKILLPGDPLRAQFIAENFLENPVKYNDVRGMYGFTGTYKGEKVSVQGTGMGVPSISIYAHELINEYDVKKLIRVGTCGAFQDDVKVRDVILAMSASTDSSTNKNTFHGLDFAPTANFDLLKKAHDVVLQTGKNVHVGNVFTSDLFYDSNENFVPTLRKHGSLAVEMETAALYTLAARYNAQALSILTVSDHLITGELTSSEERQTTFKEMMNIALDTIIEG; from the coding sequence ATGAGTATTCATATTGGTGCAAATAAAGGTGATATAGCGGATAAGATTTTACTACCTGGGGACCCATTGCGTGCCCAGTTTATTGCGGAGAACTTCCTAGAAAATCCAGTTAAGTATAATGATGTACGAGGGATGTATGGCTTTACTGGAACGTATAAAGGTGAAAAAGTCTCTGTGCAAGGAACAGGGATGGGGGTTCCTTCGATTTCAATTTACGCTCATGAACTGATCAATGAGTATGATGTAAAAAAACTGATTAGAGTAGGTACGTGTGGAGCGTTTCAGGATGATGTGAAAGTGAGAGACGTTATCCTTGCGATGAGTGCATCTACAGATTCGAGTACAAATAAGAACACGTTTCATGGATTAGATTTTGCCCCGACAGCAAATTTTGATCTTTTGAAAAAAGCTCATGATGTCGTGTTACAAACAGGTAAAAATGTACACGTTGGAAACGTGTTTACGAGTGATTTATTTTACGATTCAAATGAAAATTTTGTTCCTACACTTCGTAAACACGGTTCGCTTGCTGTTGAAATGGAAACAGCAGCTCTTTATACACTAGCTGCTCGTTATAATGCGCAAGCACTATCGATTTTAACAGTTAGTGACCATCTCATTACTGGAGAACTTACTTCTTCTGAAGAAAGACAAACGACATTTAAAGAGATGATGAACATTGCATTAGATACGATTATTGAAGGTTAG
- a CDS encoding DUF4190 domain-containing protein — MTSTIQTNSKAVTSITFGILSLVIPYAGLIIGIVGLIVARKSVKEIQMKNEGGKGLSVAGMVFSIVGICIHALLITLLIMYFATFSYFG, encoded by the coding sequence GTGACGTCCACTATACAAACAAATAGTAAAGCAGTTACATCCATAACATTTGGTATATTATCATTAGTCATTCCCTATGCTGGTCTGATTATTGGGATTGTTGGTCTGATAGTTGCAAGAAAAAGTGTTAAAGAAATACAAATGAAAAATGAAGGTGGGAAAGGTTTATCGGTTGCTGGAATGGTATTTAGTATCGTCGGGATTTGTATTCATGCACTTCTCATTACCCTTTTAATTATGTACTTTGCAACATTCTCTTATTTTGGATGA